The Pontibacter korlensis sequence ATGATATAATTATGTTCTCCTGGCTTTATATCTCGAAACAGTACTCTTTTCGGGAGTTCTGCTGGCAACAAAGTTATATTAGTATTGGCGACCAAGACTTTACGACTTGAGCCAGACTGGTTAATCACAAACCCTCTTTTCTCACCGTTTGCTAAACCAGCAATTCTTACTACATTATTAGAATTTGATACGTCATATGCAACTACAGTTGAGGGAGCTGCAGAAAATTCATAGTATAATGAGCCAGAGCGAAGAGAATCAGAATAAATGACCATGGAGTTCCCTGTAAATATGCTCTTCTGAGGAAAAAGCACCTGTGCATAAGCTAATCCCATTCCAGTGGTTTTGCCATTTACAGCTAAGGGAGCTAACTGAATAGTAAGCTTACTATTCTGAATATTTATGTCAGAATAGTTTAGTGGGTGGGTTGTCTTAGAAAAGCTATAGTCTCCATACTCGAGCGTTGCAATGGTTCGTGTACTACCATTTACAGTATTGATGTTGAACCTATGCACACCAGTATTTGGCCCAACTGTAACAACATGAAGAGAGGGCGCAGGACCAGTGCTTTCCAAATTAGTAATGTTAGTTATCTCAAAACTTCTAACACCAGTGGTTATACTTGAGAAGTAGCCTTCTCCTGCGTCTAACCAAGGCATCCTATTGTCTCCATACAATTTACCATGGCTATAATTAGTAGCTGTTAACAACGTCGCCTTCGCAAAATGATAAGGCTCCGGTGTTAGACCATTAGGGGCGGGGTTTTCCTCGCGCATGCGTTTGTTGCCGCCTGCAGGATTAACTGTCAAGAAGTAAGCGGCTGTATCGGTGTACATGCTGTAGAGCTGATGCACTTGATGCGCCGGGTCTTTATATAGTTCCTGGTCTAGTACACCGTCGTTTCGCTCACCGTAAAACTCCATGTAGTCCTGCTGGTCCAGGCGCCCATCGGCTTCTCCTGCTACATGAATAGAAACTTCCTTGCCTCGGCGGAAGAGTTGCAGGTGCTGCGGGTTAACATTAGCTAAGCCTAACTGCTGTAGGTAAGCATAATCCAGTTTATAGAGACCAGTCTCTACAACCTTCAATTTATAGTATGTTTTAGAGTAGTCTATCCACTCATTTCCGTATTGCTCTTGCGCCTTAGCCACACCAGACGCTAGAGCAGCAATCAATAGAAGAGCTGCCGTTAAAAATCGTTTCATGCTCAAAGTATTATACATGTGCTGTGGGCAAACTTGTTGTTTAATCGAATGCGTAACCCAGAGATACTATAACTGAAGAAGTATTTGAGCTTCCGACTGAGTTACTTTCGCTGTTGTTGATGCGCGATAGGGCAAGATCCAGGTTCAGGCCACTAGTCTTGATTCCGACACCAAAATTAGGCTGAATACGTTTGGTAGTACCTCCGACAAAATTCATGGTCTCTTGGTAATTGTTTAGGCCTGCGCGCACAAATACTGAGTTTGCATACGCAAGCTCCAGACCTATATGAGGGTCTACCGACATCGGGTCGGACTTCAGGAGCACATTGCGTTTTCCGTCGAAAGTAAAGTCTATATCGGTGGCTAAAACAGCCGATAAGTCATCTGTGAAGCGAAACGACTTGCCAACCCCAAGTATAATCCGAGGCAGGGTAAGCTCTGCAGTATTCTCAGGCAAGTCATTCCCTGTTTGCATGTAGGCCTCTTCCAGCTCCTCTACATTATGAGTCCAGGCGGTGAAGGTGGTGGTAATGTCTTTGGCCATCAAACCAAACTGCCATGACCCGCGTTGCAACTGAGCACCGGCATCAATGCCAAAGCCATATGCATCGGCAAAATCGCCTACATTGCGGTAAATGATTTTGGCGCTGGCGCCTAACTGTAGCCCTTGTATCAGGCTGCTCTTTCGTGCGTAGGAAAGCAAAAGAGCATAATCAGCTACAGAGAAGAAACGAATACTGTCATACTGGATGTAGCCATACTCGTTCTGCAGGCGGCGGGTGTCAGCAATATCATCTACACCTACTCTTATAACCGAAACAGCCAGCGCACTGCTGGAGTCCAGTGGCATGGCAAAACTACCGTAGTCATTTTTGGCAATTCCGGCAAAAAGCTCTGAGTGCATCAGGCTAACGTTATACTTGTTCGGCAAGCGCAGCAAACCGGCGGGGTTCCAGTAGCCGGCAGTGGCATCCTCGGCTATGGCCGACTGCACATTACCCATACCCAGCGCACGAGCACCTACCCCCAGGTTCAGAAACTCATTGCTATACTTTGGGGTGGATACCTGAGCATCAGCCACTGACCATATAAGCAGAAGCATCGCCGCCAGCAGGCAACGAAGAAAAAATTTATTCATCCTCGAACAGTAAAGGTTATTTCACTCGCAAAAATCTATATCTAAACTCTAAAATCCTTCCCAGCGGCTCTACACGTGCTTTGGTGCCCCCTTAACATTCAATTGGCTGTTTTAGTTGATTTTAGGAGGGATATATTTTTATCCAAATCTACTCATTTATAATAATAAATCTCAACCTCAGAACCATTATAAAAAAAGGTCGTAAAGAAAAACAAACAGTACCTTGCGTTACATAGTACCTTATCATATATTTGCCTCAACATTATAACGGGATCATCATGAAAGTAGAAAACACACAAGTGCAGATGAGGAAGGGAATTCTCGAATTCTGCATCCTGGAGATTATCTCTCGTGGTGAAGTTTATGCGTCCGATATGTTGGAGGAGCTCACAGCGGCCAAGATGATCGTTGTGGAGGGTACCCTCTACCCCTTGCTCACCCGCCTGAAAAACGCACAGCTTCTGGAATACAATTGGGTTGAGTCCACCTCTGGCCCACCACGAAAGTATTATCGCCTCACCGAGACCGGCAAGGAGTTTCTTGAGCAGCTCCGGAACACCTGGTCCGAATTAGTTGACTCCACTGAATACATTATCCGAAACAAGAAAGCCCAGTAATCATGAAAAAGAATATAAGTATAAACTTGCAAGGCATAATCTTCCAGATCGAGGAAGATGGGTATGAGCAACTTAGTCGCTACCTTGCCTCTATCAGAACATACTTTTCTAACTATGAGGGGCACGAGGAGATAGTAGCCGATATTGAGGCCCGTGTGGCTGAGATCTTCTCGGCCAGAGTATCACCGGCCAAACAGGTGATTACACAGGAAGATGTGCAATACCTGATCATGCGCATGGGTAATGTAACGGATTTCGAGGTGGAGGAGCCACTGGAGGAGGAAGCCTACACAACCGCTGGCGCAGGCGCTGGAACAGAAGCAGGTGCTGGCGCAGCATATGTGCATGCCACAGCAGGTACTAGAAAGCTGTTCCGCGACATGAATAACAAAGTAATTGCCGGTGTGTCTTCTGGCATTGCCAACTACCTGAGTGTGGATCCACTCTGGATCAGGCTATTCTTTGTACTCTTGGTGCTCTTAGGAGTGGTTTCTGCTGGTGTATCGGCAGCAACAGGCGTAATCATCTATAGTATACTTTGGATTGCCATGCCCGAGAGCAGCGTACTGCCTGAAAACAAGGTCCGTAAGCTGTTCCGCGACCCGGACGACAAGAAGCTGGCTGGGGTTTGTAGCGGTATTGCCAAATACTTCGGAGTAGATGTAGCCGTAATCAGATTGCTTTTCTTGGTCTCTATCTTTCTGGGCGGCTTTGGTATACTAGCCTACATTGTGCTTTGGATTGCCATGCCCGAGGCTGTAACCCTTACGGAGCGTATGCAGATGCAGGGCGACCCGGTGACACTGGCTGGCATTGAGCGCACGCTAAAGGACAACCTGAACATGCGCGACAGTAACGGCGAGGAAAGTACACTGGCAAAAATCTTACTGTTGCCTATCCGATTAGTAGCTCAGGTTATCAACTGGCTGGGCAGAGCACTTGGCCCCATTTTGGCCTTCTTCATTACCCTGATTCGTGTGGCGGCCGGTGTTATACTCCTGGTGGTTTCTATTGGCCTAACTGTTGCCCTCTTCTCCACTTTTTTTGTATCTCTTGGTTTGATTGATGAGGCGCAGTACATTCAAATTGGTGATTTCCCAGCCTCCGTTATGCTCGGAGGCTTTCCCAGGCTCGGATTGGTGGCAGGCTTCTTTGTAGGTCTTATTCCGCTGATACTATTGATGGTGTTAGGAGTAAGCTTGCTGATCAAGAGAACCTTCATGAAGCCAATTGTTGGCTGGTCGATGTTCGGTGTGTGGCTGGTAGCCCTGTTCACTATGATCGCTACCATCGTTATGTTCAGCAACAACTTCCGACGTAGCGGAGAAGTAGTCACAAGTAAAACAGTACCAGTGGGTAATATAGGCACCCTCACCCTCGATGCCTATGATACAGGCCTGAACTACAACAGAGTATACATCGAAGTACAGGAAGGCAGTAGCCCTGATGTGGAGATTGTGCAGCGCATTGAAGCAAAAGGCAAAACAGAGGAAGAGGCCAAGGCAAATGCCCGTATGGTTTCTTACCGCGCTGTACTTAACGACTCTACCTTACGCTTTGACGACAGCTATGAGTTTAAAGAAGGAGCCACTTTCCGGGATCAGGAACTTAGCCTGGTGCTGCGGTTACCAAAGGAGAAGCCACTGCGCTTAACACGCAACTTCGTTTACCTGCTTCCGAGCGCAGCTTTGGAAGGCAACTATGGCCAGGAGAAAATAGCCCGCAATACGTGGCAGGTAAGCGGCGACCGCTTAGTTTGCCTTACCTGTGCCGCTGATACGCTCGATACTGAAAGTGACTTTAGCAGTGATAGCGGCGAGTTTAACATGGATCTCAATATGGATGAAGATATGAGCTCCATCGAAATGCGTGGCAGTGTATTATTAGATGAAAAGGAGTACAGCAGCAATTCCCGCTCTTTCAACTTCCGCGACTTTAACCGCATCACCATCAGCGGGCCTTACCACGTGCAACTACGCCAGGGTAGCAGCTACCGTGTAGCTGTGCGTGCAGCGAAAGATGAGTTAGAGCGCATGAAGCTGGACCAGCAGGGAAACGAGCTTGAAATCAGGACAGAGCAGAAATATTTCCGTCTGTTCGATGACAGAAAACCGGTGCTGATTCAGATTACAGCTCCAGATATCAATAACATTGAACTGAATGGGGCTATAAAAGCAGATATAGGTAACCTTAAAGCTGATAACCTTAAGATGAGTCTTTCAGGCGCCATTCAAACTTTGGCAAACTTGAATGTACGCAACCTGAGTGTAGACGCCTCTGGAGCCACTATCAGCAAGTTTACAGGCAAGGCTGATCGCTTTGAGCTGGACGCTACCGGTGCATGCGGTATAGATGCAGACAACCTGGAAGCCCGCTATGTAGATGTAGACGTAACCGGTGCAGGCGTAGCCGAAGTCTATGCAACCAATACCCTGCGTGCCGATGCCTCCGGCACCAGCCGCATCGTATACCGCGGCAACCCATCCGACACGATCATTGATAGTTCGGGGCCTAGCAGCGTAAGACGACGTTAAGCTTAAAATTCAAGTATAAAGCTGGCTGAGCTTCACCCTCTCAGCCAGCTTAAACAAACCGCCATTAAGTACAAAATAAAACTACACTAACCCCGCTAGGTAACTATGAGAAAAACAGCTCAACTACGCCTGTCACTCCTGATACTTGTTGCCTGTGCGGGTCCTGAAACAATTACCAACAGTAACGGCAACGTGCAAACAGATAGTACCGACAAAGTTCAGATCATGCTGTTGGGCACCTTTCACTTCAATCAGTTTCATAATGCAGGCAACCCTGCCAGTAATTTCTTTAGCGAACAGCGGCAGCAGGAAATAGCCGAGGTGAACCAAGCTTTGAAGGCTTTTGCTCCTGATATGATCATGATTGAGCGAGAGCCAAAAACGCAGGCAACTCATGACAGCCTCTATCAATTGTATTTGAATGGAGAACTGAATCCAGAGGAGGTAGAAAACGGAGCAGGTGAAGTCTATCAGCTTGCTTTCAAGCTAGCTAAGAGCTTGGGCCAGGAGAAGCTGCACTGCGTGGATTATAACGAAAGCACCTCACAAGGCCTCCTAAGCTCTGGCGACAACATAGAGGTATTCCAGAACGGGCTGCAACATTTCCAGCAAACGACTAGAGGTGCTACCAGTAAATTTATGGAGGGCCAAACGACCTTTATGGAGTTTCTTTACTTCATGAACAAGCCAGAGATAGTTCAGCTATCGCACCAGCAGTTTTACAACCTCCCGGCTTATGTCCAGAATGGCTCTTTTAAAAGTTATGAAGGGCTTAACAGGAGCACGATTGACACTACACAGATTGGAGCAGAGTTTATTGCGCTGTTTTACGAACGCAACCTGAAGATATATTCTAACATCTTAAATGCGCAAGTAAAGCACAAAGGCAAAAGAATACTGCTCATTATGGGCCAAACTCATATAGGCGTACTGCAAAATATTATTAAGAACAACCCTAACTATGAAATTGTGAGCACCAACTTATACTTGAAAGAGAAAGAAGTATAGTGCAAGAATATATAATATTATGCTATATCTACCCGTTAGGTATATACCTTCAGTAGTGTTTGTTTAGTTGTTTGAGTGATTCTGACGAAGCCCTACTGCCTTTTATGAATAGTAGAAAGGTATAGGCTTCGTCAAACTCATCCCTCTTCTTCCCTTTCCTCCTAGTATTTTCCCGAAAATTGGGATTTGCACATGCACAGGCTGTTCTGGGAAAGAGTAAGTGTATATAACTAGCGTTACTATGCAGGCAGCAGCTACTCATTGTGCACCATAGTAAGAACAGCCTGGAAAAAGCGAACCTTGCTACTCTCCTTTTCCTTGAACAGCTTTATTGCTTACAACCTCCAGTCCCTTCTGCTCACCCAGATTCAACATAAAAGTATAGGCCTCTTCGAACTCGTTTTTCACCTTTCCTTCCAGAATTGCCTCCGTCAGCGCCTCCTTAATTTCACCTACTGCTTTAGATGGCTTCAGCCCAAAGGTTTCCATAATGATTTCGCCAGTGATTACAGGCTGGAAGTTGCGTAGTTTATCGCTTTCCTCCACCTCTACCAGTCGCTTCTCCACCTTATCGAAGTTTTGCAGGTAGCGCTTTACTTTGATATCGTTCTTGGAAGTGATGTCGGCACGGCAAAGCTTCATGAGCGCATCAATGTCGTCGCCAGCTTCAAACAGGAGCCTGCGTATCGCAGAGTCAGTCACTGTTTCCTTTACCAGGGCAATAGGCCTCAGGTGCAGGCGCACAAGCTTTTGCACAAACTTCATGTGCTCATTCAGTGGCAGTTTCAGATCGCGGAACAAACGAGGCACCATACGGGCACCGCGGTCTTCATGGCCGTGGAAGGTCCAGCCGGCCTTTGGGTGATAGCGTTTTGTATCTGGTTTCGCAATGTCGTGCATAATAGCCGACCAACGCAGCCACAGGTCATCCGACACCTGGGCCACGTTATCCAGCACCTGCAATGTATGGTAGAAGTTGTCTTTATGAGAGTTGCCATTGATGGTTTCCACCCCCTGTAGCTCCACCATTTTCGGGAAGATCAGGTGCAGCAGCCCTGAGGCGAACAGCAGCTTAAAACCATAGCTAGGCACCGGTGAAAGTATAATCTTGTTTAGCTCATCAGTTATTCGCTCCTGGGACACAATTTTGATGCGTTCCTTATTATCAGTGATAGCATCAAAGGTATCGGGGTCAATATCAAAGCCCAGCTGAGAGGCAAAGCGAATAGCGCGCATCATGCGCAGGGGATCGTCAGAAAAAGTAATGCCAGGCTCCAGAGGAGTACGAATAATCTGCCGGCGCATGTCCTTCAAGCCTTCAAACTCATCGATTAGAGTACCGTAGCTGTCCCCGTTCAGGCTTATTCCTAAGGCATTGATGGTAAAGTCGCGACGCTTCAGGTCATCATCCAGTGTGCCCTGTTCCACCTCAGGCTTTCGTGAATGTTCCCGGTAGGATTCTTTGCGCGCGCCTACAAACTCCACCTCCCACTCTCCAGCACGCAGCATGGCAGTACCAAAATTCTTAAAAACAGATACCTTAGGTTTGTGAGGCAGCTTTTGTGCCACTTGCGTTGCCAATACTATCCCGTCGCCTACGCATACTATGTCAATATCTTTTGATGGCCTTTTCAGTACCAGGTCCCTTACAAAACCACCTATCACATAGGCATCTACGCCCAATTCGTCAGCGGCCTCGGCTACAACTTTAAAAATAGGGTGCTCGGGTAACTGTACTTTATCCATCATGCTCTTAAAAATAAAAAAACCTCAGACGGCAGGGGTGCAGCCTGAGGCACAAAAATAAGTATAACCTGCTCAATTACGAAAACGGCTACATTTTAAGCTGGTTATACTCTGTTTACTAAACACTTATAATTTCAAAGAGCCGGCAGCAAGAACAAAGGCTACCTGTTTCCTGCGAAAAAAACTACTCACGCAACACAGTAAGCTTACCGTCGGCTTCTATTTTTACGATACGGGATGGCTTTGAGGCCATATCATCGTCCTGCCGCCAGTTTACCACAAAATCGACACGCTTTTTTATAGTATCGCTTACATCAGCAAAGGTTTTAGGAGAAGGCTGCCCGCTAATGTTGGCAGAAGTAGATACAATTGGCCTGCCTACCTGCCTGATAAGACGGTGGCAAAACTCATCATTCTGTACCACACGTATGGCAACGGTACCATCTTCTGCTATAACCTCCTTGGGTAAGTTTTGCGGTGAAGAAAAGACATAGGTAGTAGGGCGTTCCTGCTGCTTCACCATCTCCTCAAATCCCTCAGGCAAGTCTTTTACGTAACGCTGCAGCATTTCTTGGTCAGCCACGAGCAAAATCATGGCTTTCGACTCTTCCCGCTCCTTTATCTTGAAAATCTTGCGTACTGCATCGGCACTTTCGGCATCGCAGCCTATTCCCCAAACCGTATCGGTCGGGTACAGGACCACATTTCCGAGCAGTACTTCCTCCTCTGCCGCCTGCACCTCTTTTATTAACTGGTTCATAAACCTTATCGTTTACTGTCTTAGTGCTGTAGCTATCCTACTAAAGCACATTTATACTTTATACAATAATTGAACTGTTGGTACAGCAATTTACCTGATCTCCTGCGTAAGCTCAATCAAAACACCGTTGGCGCTCTTCGGGTGCACAAAGCAAACCAGCTTGTTATCGGCCCCCTTTTTAGGCTGCTCATTTAATAAAACAAAGCCTTCTTTTTTCAGCCGCTCCATCTCATCATATATATCTTCTACCTCAAAGGCAATGTGATGAATGCCTTCGCCCCGTTTCTCTATAAACTTGCTTATAGCGCTTTCGGGGGTGGTGCCTTCGAGCAATTCTATCTTTGTTTCACCTACTTTAAAGAAGGAGGTATTTACCCCCTCTGACTCCACATACTCTGTTTTATAAGGCTCTACGCCCAGCAGTTTGTAGTATAGTGCATTGGCCTCGCTGAAATCCCTAACAGCTATTCCTATATGTTCTACGTTTTTCATTTAGAGTTTGTAATTAGTCTAAGTAAAGAATTTTTGCTATTTTTGTGCCGGATTCAAAACTAATAATTTCTTCAAACTGTTAAGCTAACAGGACAAAACAAGAAACCTTATAGTTACTATGCTAACACTTCCGATATACTTGGATAACAATGCCACTACGCCGCTTGACCCGCGCGTGTTGGAGGCAATGATGCCTTACATGACAAATATGTTTGGTAACGCCGCCTCTCGTAATCACGCTTTTGGCTGGCAAGCAGAAG is a genomic window containing:
- a CDS encoding L-threonylcarbamoyladenylate synthase translates to MNQLIKEVQAAEEEVLLGNVVLYPTDTVWGIGCDAESADAVRKIFKIKEREESKAMILLVADQEMLQRYVKDLPEGFEEMVKQQERPTTYVFSSPQNLPKEVIAEDGTVAIRVVQNDEFCHRLIRQVGRPIVSTSANISGQPSPKTFADVSDTIKKRVDFVVNWRQDDDMASKPSRIVKIEADGKLTVLRE
- a CDS encoding CCA tRNA nucleotidyltransferase, with the translated sequence MDKVQLPEHPIFKVVAEAADELGVDAYVIGGFVRDLVLKRPSKDIDIVCVGDGIVLATQVAQKLPHKPKVSVFKNFGTAMLRAGEWEVEFVGARKESYREHSRKPEVEQGTLDDDLKRRDFTINALGISLNGDSYGTLIDEFEGLKDMRRQIIRTPLEPGITFSDDPLRMMRAIRFASQLGFDIDPDTFDAITDNKERIKIVSQERITDELNKIILSPVPSYGFKLLFASGLLHLIFPKMVELQGVETINGNSHKDNFYHTLQVLDNVAQVSDDLWLRWSAIMHDIAKPDTKRYHPKAGWTFHGHEDRGARMVPRLFRDLKLPLNEHMKFVQKLVRLHLRPIALVKETVTDSAIRRLLFEAGDDIDALMKLCRADITSKNDIKVKRYLQNFDKVEKRLVEVEESDKLRNFQPVITGEIIMETFGLKPSKAVGEIKEALTEAILEGKVKNEFEEAYTFMLNLGEQKGLEVVSNKAVQGKGE
- a CDS encoding DUF5694 domain-containing protein, which produces MRKTAQLRLSLLILVACAGPETITNSNGNVQTDSTDKVQIMLLGTFHFNQFHNAGNPASNFFSEQRQQEIAEVNQALKAFAPDMIMIEREPKTQATHDSLYQLYLNGELNPEEVENGAGEVYQLAFKLAKSLGQEKLHCVDYNESTSQGLLSSGDNIEVFQNGLQHFQQTTRGATSKFMEGQTTFMEFLYFMNKPEIVQLSHQQFYNLPAYVQNGSFKSYEGLNRSTIDTTQIGAEFIALFYERNLKIYSNILNAQVKHKGKRILLIMGQTHIGVLQNIIKNNPNYEIVSTNLYLKEKEV
- the mce gene encoding methylmalonyl-CoA epimerase is translated as MKNVEHIGIAVRDFSEANALYYKLLGVEPYKTEYVESEGVNTSFFKVGETKIELLEGTTPESAISKFIEKRGEGIHHIAFEVEDIYDEMERLKKEGFVLLNEQPKKGADNKLVCFVHPKSANGVLIELTQEIR
- a CDS encoding PspC domain-containing protein, whose amino-acid sequence is MKKNISINLQGIIFQIEEDGYEQLSRYLASIRTYFSNYEGHEEIVADIEARVAEIFSARVSPAKQVITQEDVQYLIMRMGNVTDFEVEEPLEEEAYTTAGAGAGTEAGAGAAYVHATAGTRKLFRDMNNKVIAGVSSGIANYLSVDPLWIRLFFVLLVLLGVVSAGVSAATGVIIYSILWIAMPESSVLPENKVRKLFRDPDDKKLAGVCSGIAKYFGVDVAVIRLLFLVSIFLGGFGILAYIVLWIAMPEAVTLTERMQMQGDPVTLAGIERTLKDNLNMRDSNGEESTLAKILLLPIRLVAQVINWLGRALGPILAFFITLIRVAAGVILLVVSIGLTVALFSTFFVSLGLIDEAQYIQIGDFPASVMLGGFPRLGLVAGFFVGLIPLILLMVLGVSLLIKRTFMKPIVGWSMFGVWLVALFTMIATIVMFSNNFRRSGEVVTSKTVPVGNIGTLTLDAYDTGLNYNRVYIEVQEGSSPDVEIVQRIEAKGKTEEEAKANARMVSYRAVLNDSTLRFDDSYEFKEGATFRDQELSLVLRLPKEKPLRLTRNFVYLLPSAALEGNYGQEKIARNTWQVSGDRLVCLTCAADTLDTESDFSSDSGEFNMDLNMDEDMSSIEMRGSVLLDEKEYSSNSRSFNFRDFNRITISGPYHVQLRQGSSYRVAVRAAKDELERMKLDQQGNELEIRTEQKYFRLFDDRKPVLIQITAPDINNIELNGAIKADIGNLKADNLKMSLSGAIQTLANLNVRNLSVDASGATISKFTGKADRFELDATGACGIDADNLEARYVDVDVTGAGVAEVYATNTLRADASGTSRIVYRGNPSDTIIDSSGPSSVRRR
- a CDS encoding PorV/PorQ family protein, producing the protein MNKFFLRCLLAAMLLLIWSVADAQVSTPKYSNEFLNLGVGARALGMGNVQSAIAEDATAGYWNPAGLLRLPNKYNVSLMHSELFAGIAKNDYGSFAMPLDSSSALAVSVIRVGVDDIADTRRLQNEYGYIQYDSIRFFSVADYALLLSYARKSSLIQGLQLGASAKIIYRNVGDFADAYGFGIDAGAQLQRGSWQFGLMAKDITTTFTAWTHNVEELEEAYMQTGNDLPENTAELTLPRIILGVGKSFRFTDDLSAVLATDIDFTFDGKRNVLLKSDPMSVDPHIGLELAYANSVFVRAGLNNYQETMNFVGGTTKRIQPNFGVGIKTSGLNLDLALSRINNSESNSVGSSNTSSVIVSLGYAFD
- a CDS encoding PadR family transcriptional regulator translates to MKVENTQVQMRKGILEFCILEIISRGEVYASDMLEELTAAKMIVVEGTLYPLLTRLKNAQLLEYNWVESTSGPPRKYYRLTETGKEFLEQLRNTWSELVDSTEYIIRNKKAQ